One Kallotenue papyrolyticum genomic window carries:
- the alaS gene encoding alanine--tRNA ligase, with amino-acid sequence MKSSDIRQAFLQFFAERGHTVVPSSSLVPANDPTLLFTNAGMVQFKDTFLGLETRPYTRAVSSQKCMRVSGKHNDLEEVGPSPRHHTFFEMLGNFSFGDYFKREAIAYAYELLTRVFGIPLERLVFTVHEQDEESPRYWIEDQGVPPERVLRMGDKTNFWQMGDTGPCGPTSEMHYDWGPQACTCGQPDCSVLLDNGCARWLEIWNLVFMQYNRDAEGRLTPLPKPGVDTGMGLERIASVLQNAPSNYETDLFRPIIDRLIALVGKGEAHYAAQPAPYRAIADHSRACAFLIADGVRPGNEGRNYVLRRILRRAAYQGQTLGLTRPFLAETVAVVIAIMGDAYPELVAKADYIKQVVTAEEERFLQTLASGLEQLEAIVARMQAEGRTIMAGEDVFRLHDTFGFPPDLTAKILASRGLGIDEAGYQAAREEQRRRAREAAQFKRGTQAELWSDADLPPTIFTGYSELRGHGTVLAIAVDGALVEQASEGETVQIVLDRTPFYAESGGQVGDTGVMHNQQVVVQVQDVQKPIPGLHVHSGVVARGTLRVGDTLDLEVEAERRRDIMRNHTATHLLHRALRDILGEHAEQAGSLVAPERLRFDFSHPRAVTPEELRAIERRVNAWIRADTLVAPAEMPLTEARRLGAMALFGEKYGDIVRVVTVGCGDDAGRVTLAAEQRLPGPPPAEAPEFCSRELCGGTHVTRTGEIGFFKIVAESSIGSGLRRIEAVTGRGAEEYVDQQLGLLRDLAQRLGVAPAQLAERVDQLQQQLRQQQQQLAQLARAQTGQQLEAILQGQREHDGVALIAARVEAPSIERLREMGDWLRAKLGSGVVVLGAVINDKPQLLAMITADLVQQGYHAGRLVKTLAQIVGGGGGGRPDVAQAGGRDAARLDEALAQVDEALAAQAGERRPA; translated from the coding sequence ACAACGACCTGGAAGAGGTCGGCCCCTCGCCGCGGCACCATACCTTCTTTGAAATGCTCGGCAACTTCTCGTTTGGCGACTACTTCAAGCGCGAAGCGATCGCCTACGCCTACGAGCTGCTGACGCGCGTTTTCGGCATCCCGCTGGAACGGCTGGTCTTCACCGTGCACGAGCAGGATGAGGAGTCGCCCCGCTACTGGATCGAGGACCAGGGCGTGCCGCCGGAGCGTGTGCTGCGCATGGGCGACAAAACCAACTTCTGGCAGATGGGCGACACCGGTCCCTGCGGCCCGACCTCGGAGATGCACTACGACTGGGGTCCGCAGGCTTGCACCTGCGGGCAGCCCGACTGCAGCGTGCTGCTCGACAACGGCTGCGCGCGCTGGCTGGAGATCTGGAACCTGGTCTTTATGCAGTACAACCGCGACGCCGAGGGCCGCCTCACGCCGCTGCCCAAGCCCGGCGTGGATACCGGCATGGGCCTGGAGCGCATCGCCAGCGTGCTGCAAAACGCGCCCTCCAACTACGAGACCGACCTGTTCCGCCCGATCATCGACCGGTTGATCGCGCTGGTCGGCAAGGGCGAGGCCCACTATGCAGCGCAGCCGGCGCCCTACCGCGCCATCGCCGACCATTCGCGCGCCTGCGCCTTTCTGATCGCCGACGGCGTGCGTCCCGGCAACGAGGGGCGCAACTACGTGCTGCGCCGCATCCTGCGACGGGCGGCCTACCAGGGCCAGACCCTGGGCCTGACGCGGCCCTTCCTGGCCGAGACGGTGGCGGTGGTGATCGCGATCATGGGCGATGCCTATCCGGAGCTGGTGGCCAAGGCCGACTACATCAAACAGGTGGTGACGGCTGAAGAGGAGCGCTTTCTCCAGACGCTGGCGAGCGGTCTGGAGCAGCTCGAAGCGATCGTGGCGCGCATGCAGGCCGAGGGCCGCACGATCATGGCCGGTGAGGATGTCTTTCGCCTGCACGACACCTTTGGCTTCCCGCCGGACCTGACTGCCAAGATTCTCGCCAGCCGCGGCCTGGGCATCGACGAGGCCGGTTACCAGGCGGCGCGCGAGGAGCAGCGGCGCCGCGCGCGCGAGGCGGCGCAGTTCAAGCGCGGCACGCAGGCCGAGCTGTGGAGCGACGCCGATCTGCCGCCGACGATCTTCACCGGCTACAGCGAGCTGCGTGGCCATGGCACCGTGCTGGCGATCGCCGTGGACGGCGCACTGGTGGAGCAGGCCAGCGAAGGCGAAACGGTGCAGATCGTGCTCGACCGCACGCCCTTCTACGCCGAGAGCGGCGGCCAGGTGGGCGATACCGGCGTGATGCATAACCAGCAAGTCGTGGTGCAGGTGCAGGACGTGCAAAAGCCGATTCCCGGCCTGCATGTGCATAGCGGCGTGGTGGCGCGCGGCACGCTGCGCGTCGGCGACACGCTCGATCTGGAGGTCGAAGCCGAGCGGCGGCGCGATATCATGCGCAACCATACCGCGACGCACCTGCTGCACCGCGCGCTGCGCGACATCCTGGGTGAGCACGCCGAACAGGCCGGCTCGCTGGTGGCGCCCGAGCGCCTGCGCTTCGACTTCAGCCATCCGCGCGCGGTCACGCCCGAGGAGCTGCGCGCCATCGAGCGGCGCGTCAACGCCTGGATTCGCGCCGATACGCTGGTGGCGCCGGCCGAGATGCCGCTGACCGAGGCCCGCCGTCTGGGCGCGATGGCGCTCTTCGGCGAGAAGTATGGCGACATCGTGCGCGTGGTGACCGTGGGGTGTGGCGACGATGCCGGACGGGTGACGCTGGCCGCTGAGCAGCGCTTGCCGGGTCCGCCGCCTGCGGAAGCGCCTGAGTTCTGCTCGCGCGAGCTGTGCGGCGGCACGCACGTGACGCGCACCGGCGAGATCGGCTTCTTCAAGATCGTCGCCGAGTCGTCGATCGGCTCGGGGCTGCGCCGCATCGAAGCCGTGACCGGGCGTGGCGCGGAGGAGTATGTCGATCAGCAGCTCGGCCTGCTGCGCGATCTGGCGCAGCGGCTGGGCGTGGCTCCCGCGCAGCTGGCCGAACGCGTTGATCAACTGCAGCAGCAGCTCCGTCAGCAGCAACAACAGCTTGCGCAGCTCGCCCGCGCCCAGACCGGACAGCAACTGGAGGCGATCCTGCAAGGGCAGCGCGAGCACGACGGCGTGGCGCTGATCGCTGCGCGCGTGGAGGCGCCCAGCATCGAGCGCTTGCGCGAGATGGGCGATTGGTTGCGCGCCAAGCTCGGCTCCGGTGTGGTGGTACTCGGCGCGGTGATCAACGACAAGCCCCAGTTGCTGGCGATGATCACCGCCGACCTGGTGCAGCAGGGCTACCATGCCGGTCGGTTGGTGAAAACGCTGGCGCAGATCGTCGGTGGTGGTGGCGGTGGACGGCCCGATGTCGCCCAGGCAGGGGGCCGGGATGCGGCCAGGCTCGACGAGGCGCTAGCCCAGGTGGACGAGGCATTAGCGGCGCAGGCCGGCGAGCGTCGTCCGGCGTGA